The Thermosipho japonicus region TTTTATTTTCTTTAAAGGTGAAAAACCCGTAGGATTTATTGTAAACAGTATTAGAAGAGACCGCGCAAGAATAGACGCAATGGGTGTTGTAAAAGAAGAAAGAGGTACAGGTACAGCCTCATTTATCTTGGAACACGCAACAAATTATCTGAAATGGAAAGGTATCAAAAAAATCCTACTGGAAGTTATAACTAAAGACAAAAGAGCATATAGATTTTATGAAAAACATGGATTTAGAGAAAAAAGAAAATTACATTTGCTTGTAAACAAAGATTTAAAAACTGAAAATATTGAATATAGAGCAATAAAAGTTGAACCAAGGTACGTCTATACTTTATCACTAAATCTTGAAATCTCCGGCAGAACCACTAATTGGCAAAGAGAGCCAATTACTTTGTTATTAGCCGATGGAAGATACAATTATGTAAAGCTGGTTCATAATGGAAAAGAAGGATATTTGGTCTGGGGTAAAAACGAGGATAAAAGCACATATATAGTAGATTTGGGAACCAAGCATAATAATGAATGGGAAATTTTTGCAAAAATTGCTGTTGACTACCTTGTAAGAGAGACAAATTGCAAAATAATTTCTGCAACTTCTGTTCCGGAAAATGACCCCCTATATTCTGCACTCAAAAGTGCCGGTTTTACAAGCTTAATTGAGCAATCAGAAATGTATAAAAACATACATTAATTGGAGGGATTATATGCAAGAATTGAAAAATCATCTTAAAAAACTTTCAAAATTTGAAAGCGCTCTTTCGCTTCTTCACTGGGACATGGAAACCTATATGCCACCAAATGCAGTAGAAAAAAGAGCACAAATAATTGGTGAAATATCAGGCTATGTCTTCGAACAATTTATATCAGAAAAAACCCAAGAGTTAATTGAAAAAGCCCAGCCTAATGATGTAGAATCACAAGCCATATTAAGGTTGGTAAAAAAAGAATACGAAAGAATGAAAAAAATTCCAAAAGAGCTTTTTGTAGAACTTCAAATAGAAACTTCAAAAGCTCAGCAAGCATGGCAAAACGCAAAAAAAGAAAAAGATTTCAACTTATTTAAACCCAACTTAAAAAAGGTTGTAGAACTTGAAAAAAAGGTTATAGAAGTCCTTGGATATGAAGAAAATAAATATGATACACTCCTTGACCAATATGAACCAGGATTAAAAACAAAACAACTCAACGAAATCATTCCTCCATTAAGAAACTTCCTTATTGAATTCCTAGGAAAATTAAGTCAAGGGAAACAACCAAATACTGAAATTTTAAAAGGTGAATACGATGAAACTTTGCAAAAAAGACTTTCAGAAGAACTTTTAAAAGCTCTAAATTATGATTTTAATTCTGCAAGACTTGATGTTTCAGCCCATCCATTTACAATTTCAATATCTCACAATGATGTTAGGATCACAACAAGATTTGATAAGTTTGATATAAAAAATTCTATATTCAGTACAATTCACGAATGTGGCCATGCTTTATATGAACTTGGAATTCCAGAAGAATATAGAGAACTTCCAATTGGTGACGGTGCTTCAATGGGAATACATGAAAGTCAATCAAGATTTTGGGAAAATATTGTCGGACGAAGTTTTGAATTTTGGAAATTTATGTATCCAAAATTTGTAAAATATTTCCCCAGATTTGAAAAAATTGACATAAAAGATTTCTGGAGAGCAATAAACAAGGTAGAAAGATCACTAATAAGAACTGAAGCTGATGAAGTAACATACAATCTTCATATTATGATAAGGTTCGAGATAGAAGAAGCATTGATTAACGACAGAATAAATGTTGATGAACTACCTTTAATTTGGAATGAAAAGATGAAAGAATATTTAGGCATCTCACCTAAAAATGACAGCGAAGGAGTTCTCCAAGACGTTCATTGGGCTCACGGTTCATTTGGTTATTTCCCTTCATACATGCTTGGAAATCTTTTTGCAGCACAAATATTTAACCAAATGAAAAAAGATATTCCAGACTTTTATCAAAAAGTTGGAAACGGAGACTTTAAACCCATTTTAAACTGGCTCAGAGAAAAAATTCATTCAAAAGGAAAGGTATATCAGCCAATGGAGTTAATAAAGATGGTAACTGGCGAAACACTTAATCCACAGTATTTTATTGATTATATAAGCGAGAAATACAAAAAAGTTTACATGCTCTGATAGTAAAATTAAAGGGGGAAAATTCCCCCTTTAATTTATGGATGTACCCTATATAAAGTTCTAGGAAATGGTATAGCCTCTCTAATATGTTCAAGACCAGCTATCCATGCAATTGTTCTTTCAACACCAAGTCCAAACCCACTGTGAGGAACCGATCCAAACTTTCTTAAATCTAAATACCAATCGTATGATTCAACAGGAAGGTTAAATTCTTTCAATCTTTCAACCAAAAGATCGTAATCATGAATTCTTTGTGAAGCCCCTATTATTTCACCATATCCTTCAGGTGCTATCAAATCATCGCACAATACAACGTCTGGGTTATCCGGATCTGGCTGCATGTAAAATGCCTTTGCCTTTCTTGGATAATGTGTTACAAATACAGGTTTATCAAATTGCTTTGCTATTTCCGTTTCTTCATCTCCGCCAAAATCGTCTCCCCACTCAATATCATATCCTTTCTTTTGGAGCATTTTAACAGCCTCTGTATAAGTAATCCTTGGGAAAGGTGGTTCAATCTTTTCAAGTTTTGAAATGTCTCTATTTAAAGCTTCAAGATGCTCTCTTGCATTTTCAAGAACGTATTTTACTATATAGCTGACAAGGTTTTCCTGCAATTTAAGATTATCCTCATGCTCAAAATATGCAACCTCGGCTTCATTCATCCAAAATTCTATAAGGTGTCTTCTTGTCTTTGACTTTTCGGCCCTAAATGTCGGCCCTAAATTAAATACTCTCCCAAGAGCCATACATGCAGCCTCTAAATAAAGCTGCCCAGTTTGTGCAAGATACACCTTTCCATAGTCAAAATAATCTATCTCAAAAAGGTTACCTGCAGATTCACCGATTGCACCAGTGAAAATAGGTGTATCAACCTGAACAAAATCATTTTCCCAATAGAATTTTCTAATAGCTTTTAAAACTGCATCCCTTATATTTAAAATATGCATCTGTTTTCTAGAGCGAAGCCATAAGTGTCTGTGTTCCATCAAATAATCAATACTATGATCAGGCTTATTAATTGGGAAATCTTCCGTTGGAATCTGAACTGGAATTACCTCTTTTGCATGAATCTCCACCCCGCCTGGTGCTCTCTCTTCATTTTTCACCGTTCCTCTTACAATCAAAGATGATTCCATTCTAAGTTTTCTTGCATTTTTAAAAGTTTCTTCATCAACTGAAGATGCCTCAACAACCACTTGTACTATTCCTGTACCATCCCTCATATTAATAAATGCAATTTTTCCACTGCTTCTACTTCTCCAAACCCAACCTCTAAGCTCCACTTCTTTTCCAATATAATCCTTCAGATTTTTAATGTATACCCACACAAAATCCACCTCCCATTATTTTTCTCACCAAGGCCTTCTTCCAAGTGCGTTTTCATATCCATCCAATATATCTTTAGCAAATCTTAAAATCTCTTGGTCATCTGAAAAAACTAAAAGTCCAGATTCAATAAACGGTTCATTTACATGTATTTTTTTCTCGTCTGAAAGCTTAACAATTGAATTTTTTAGAAGTTTCTTTCTTATACCTTCCACATCAACATTTGTTATTTTCCAAGATAACTTTATACTATCAACATATTTTCCAATCTCATCATTTAAAAATACGCTTCCTTTATACCCTAACTCATTTAATAAAGTTTTTTTTACTTCACTATCAACAACAATTGGGTAAGTTGCATCTCTTGTATTCAAAGACACAACAACTTCCTTATCAAGGATTGTACCATCAAATATTGGAATCACACCAGCCGTTGCAAGACCTCTTGCAAAAAGAGAATATACATGGGCTGTAATGAATGCCGAGATATTTACTCTATTTAAAGGATCCTTGTCATCCTTACTTAATGTATCTAAAGCACCAACAACATACGCATTATATCCTTGTTGTTTTAAAAGATACCCTGCAGCAAGTCCTGCATCATATGAAAGAGTTAGGTCACCAAGGCTTCCAAGGCATAAAAGCGAAACATCTTTTAATATCTCATCTAAAGGTATTTTTGCAATGTTAGCCGGAAATAATGTCTGAAAAATAATTAGAAAGAGCAACATAAACACCATCTTCATCATTCGATGGCGCAATATAATCTGCCTCCTTTTTAAGTTCTTCAATAGCGTTTCCTACTGCCACTGAAAAATCGGCCATTTTAAACATTCCAATATCATTGTGATTATCACCAAAAACAACTATCTTTTGATCTCTGCAGTTTAACTTATCTATTAAATACTTTAAGGCTTCTGCCTTATTTACATTCTTTGGAACTATATCCAAAAATATATTCATGCTTTTAAATATATCAACGTTTAAATTCATTTTATCAAGTTCATCCTTTACATTATCTAGTACTTTTTCATCTGCTATGGAAAGTATTTTGGTGGGAAGTTTTTCTTTTGATAGTTTTACTAGATCTTCTACTATAAAATATTCTACATCTGCATGTCTAGCATAAGACTTTATATATTCATTATCCTCTTCTCCATATAATTTATCATCAACATATATTTGCCTATGTAGAGATTTTCCACGTAAAAACTCTATTATTTTCTTTGTTGACTCAAAATCTACACTTTTTTCAAATACCACACCTTTTTCTGGTATCCATACCATCCCACCATTGTATGCAATAACTGGAAAATCTTTTCCAAAAAATTTTCTTAAAAACTTTTTTACCGAAACAAGCATTCTACCACTTGCAAATATTACTGTGTGGTCATTTCTTTCAAGACTTTTAATTGCAACTACTGTTTCTTGAGAAACTGTATAATCACTCTTTAAAAGTGTTCCATCTATATCAAAAACGAATACCATTATTCTCCCCCTTCAAGTTTTCTTTTTATCTCTAAAACTAACCCTTCTGCAGTAGCAAGATTTGTCGCAAGCGGAATATTGTGAACATCACATACCCTCAAAAGTGCTGAAACATCTGGTTCATGAGGTTGTGCGGTAAGCGGATCTCTTAAAAAAATAACAAAATCAATCTCACCATTTACTATAAGTGAACCAATCTGTAAATCTCCTCCGTACGGACCTGACTCAAGCTTTGTAACCTTTAAACCTATCTTTTGTTCAATAATCTTTCCAGTACTTTTTGTAGCATAAAGCTTGCATTTTTCAAAGACACTTTTCCATTCTTTGACAAACATTGCAAGGTCAAGTTTTTTGTTATCATGAGCAATTAATGCTACATTTAGCATAATTTTCACCTCTTTTTACTTGTTTACAATTATTATATCACAGCTGTGATATAATAATATAGAATTTTTCAAAGGGGGGATTGTGTGAAAAACTATAAAAAGCTGTTTTTACTAGGTTTTGGTTTTTTTGGAATAAGTATCGTCTGGCCGTTGTATAACGCCTATATCCCAATTTTTCTAAAAGATTTCTCCCTTTCATCAACCAGTATCGGTTTTGTAATGACCATTGACAACATTTTTGCCATATTTATGTTACCTCTTATCGGTGTATTAAGCGATCAAACAAGAACTAGACTTGGAAGGCGTATGCCATATATTTTGATTGGTGCCCCACTTGGTGCTTTATTTTTCTCATTAATTCCATTTGCTAGAGAAATGCATCTTCTGTGGTTTTTCATGCTGAATATTATTTTTATGAACTTTTTTATGGCCCTTTTTAGATCCCCTGTTATAGCACTTATGCCAGATATAACTCCTCCAAAGTATAGAAGTCAAGCAAATGGAATAATTAATTTCATGGGCGGGCTTGGCGCACTTCTTGCATATTTTGCAGGAAAACCACTCTATGACAAAAATTATGCTTTACCATTTTGGCTTGGTGCACTAATAATGCTAATTGCACTAATGCTTGTTGTAGTATTTATAAAAGAAGACGAAAAGTACAAAATTAAAGAAGATAAGAAAAAGAAAATAGGCAACGTCTTTTCAAAAAGTTTTTCAGAGTTAAAGGTAAATCTAAAGGAAGTATTTTTATCAAAAGAAAAAAGTCTTTTGATGATTTTACTTTCCATACTTTTTTGGTTTATAGGATACAACGCTCTTGAGACGTTCTTTACAAGTTATGCAAAGTTTAGAATAGGAATTAGCGAAAGTACAGGAGCATTTATACTAGGCTTTTTCTCTCTAACATTTATGCTCTTTTCCATTCCCGCAGGTTTCATTGGAGCAAAGATTGGAAGAAAAAAGACCATGACAATTGGTCTTTCAATAGTAATACTTATTTCAATCTTATCAATTGCAAGTGTAAATATGATAAACAATACAAGTCTTGTAACTCGTTTATTATTTATCTATTTTGCACTTGGCGGAATAGGTTGGGGAATGGTTAACGTAAATTCACTTCCAACAGTAGTAGATATGACAACTGAAGAAAAACTGGGGGGTTACACCGGACTTTATTACTTCTTCTCTATGAGTGCGAATATAATTGCACCTCCACTTGCAGGATTTTTTATAGACATTTTAGGATACGATTCGTTACTTTATTTTTCAATAGCATCATTCTTTGTAGCAACTATTACTTTGCAATTTGTTAGAAGAGGCGATGTTAAATAGATTTTTTACAATTATCGGAAATTTTACACTCACTGCAAATGGGATTTTTCCTACAAACCGCTTTAGAGTGTTCAACAATCAATCCATGAAGTTCTTGAAATAATTTGACATCTTTAGGATAATTTTCGTAGAAAAGACTTTGAACATCATCGTACTCTGACAAATTAATACCATACATCCTTTTTAAAAGCCTTTTTGTATAAGCATCAACAACAAAAACTGGTATTTCAAATGCATAAAGCAAAATGGAATCGGCCGTTTCCTTGCCGATTCCATTTATTTTCAAAAGCTTTTCTCGAAGATTTTTTAATCCTTTTATCTTAGAAAGCTCAAAATCATATTCTTTAAGAAATGAAAGTAAATTCTTTAACCGCCTTGCTTTTAAGTTATAAAACCCAGCCGGTTTAATTAACTCTGCTAAATAGTCAACTGGCAATTCATACAAATACTCAAGCAAATTTTCTTTAGTTTTATTTTTATAAATATTTTCAAGTGCTCTTTCAACATTCCTCCAATTCGTATTTTGAGTTAAAACCGCAGTAACAACTATTTCTTCAGAAGTTCCAGGCCACCACTTTCCAACATTATCGTATGCTTTTAATAATAATTTATACAAGTCCTTCAATATTATACCTCCGCTACTGCCTCTATCTCTATATCTGAATCTTTTGGTAGATTTGAAACTTCAACTACCGCTCTTGCGGGTTTGTGACCATTTAAAAGCTTCTCATATATTTCATTAAATTCAGAAAATTTTGACATATCCCTTATATACACATTAACTTTAACCAACTTATCAAGGCTACTTCCTGCTTCTTTTAATATATTTTCCATATTTTTTATAATAACTTCCGTTGCACGTTTTATATCCCCTTTTATCAATTCACCCGTTTCAACAACTATTGGAAGTTGTCCTGATACAAAAACAAAACCATTACTTTTTACAGCTATTGAATAAGGTCCTACTGCCTTTGGTGCATTACTTGGATTAATAAACTCCATTTTCCCACCTCCCCTAATTTTTTCCAAGAAAATTATAACACATAGTGATATAATTATTTTTGAAATATTTTTTAGATTGGAGGATATAATGCAATTTTGCGTTTCAAAAATCAGAACCCTTTTATTTTGTCCCAAAAAATTCCTTAATGAATCAAAAGAAGAAGTTTTTCATGACCCTTATCTTGAAAAAAAGACAAAAAAAGTAATTAAAAACGGTGGAAAAATTAAAAAGGGAATTTTATCTACAAGACTTTTTAATTTTGAGCTTATTGCTTCAAATGTAGAAGTAATTTCTAATAACATTGAAATTTTTATCATTTCTCATAGAAATGGTAAAAAACTCTACCAATATCATTACATAGAAGCTGCTGCATATGGATATATTTTTTCAAAATACACAGAAAAGAAAATAAATGTTATCTTTAAAAGCAAATATTACAACATAACAATGCCCTGGAAAAAATATCTAAAAGATTTTATTGATATAGTTGAAGAATTAAAAAATTACAAAGAAATAAGCCCCAGGATAAACCCCGAATGTAAATTTTGCAAATATAACCTTGAATGCACAAACATCCTAATTAAAGAAAAAAATCTTTCACTACTTCGTGGAATTGGTAGTGCAAAACTGGAAAAATTATTTGAGCATAACATTTTCACGTTAGATGATCTAATAAAAAACAAAGAGGTAGTTGAGAATATATTTGGAGAAAAAGGAAAAAGATTAATACTGCAAGCAACCGCTTTTATTGAAAATAAGCCTATTTTAATCTCAAAAGTTGAAAGATTAAAAAACGGAATATTCTTAGATATTGAAAGCTATCACGATTTTCATTTTTTGTTTGGAATTTTAAAAGATAATGAATATATTCCATTTTTTTCTTACAAAAAAGAAGATGAAGAAAAAACTTTTCTACAGCTAATAGACTTTTTAATAAAACAAAACGCTCCAATTTACCATTATTTTAACTATGAACCAATTCAAATTAAAAAACTTGCCACAAAATACAAAGTGAAAAATAAAGTCAAATTTGAATTTATTGATATATACAAAATAATATCTAATAGTTTAGCAATACCAACAATTTCTTACTCGCTAAAAGTTCTAGCAAAATACTTTGGATTTGAGTGGAGAACAAATTTAAATGGGAGTAGCGTCATACAAAAATTTGAAGAATACAAAAAGTCAAAAGACAAAAAAATACTAAAAGAAATATTAATGTATAACGAAGATGACGTTAAAGCAACCAAACTATTATTTGATATTGTTAACCAATTTTCAAAATAGTTTTTCTCTCTGATAAATATGTTAACGTATTTATTAATGAAGATAAATGGAATTTTATTAAAATTTTCACAAAAATATAGAAAAATATCAGAATTTTAACATTTTTTAGAGAATGTTTTATATTACTTAATCTTAACTTTTTTAACCTAATCTTTGTTTTAGATGTGTTGAGATGTAACAATTGCTATGTTATCTTATAAGCAGAGCAGCGACCCCCTATCCCCCCTTGGAACCATTTTCCAAGAAATAGGCCCCAGATTGAAAAATCTGGGGCTTTATTTTTATGGTATAATCTTTTTCGAACAAAGGAGGAAAAGTATGAAAAATGCCCCACACAGTATAGAGGCTGAACAAGCGATATTAGGTAGTATATTAATAGATCCCGAAACAATTGAAAACATTATTTCAATTGTTAGCTCAAGAGATTTTTTCGATCCAAGGCATGCCGAAATATTCAAGGCTATAGAAGAACTATACGATGAGGGTATTCCAATTGATGTAATATCAATTTGTGACCGCCTTAAAACTAAGGGAAAACTTGAAATGGTAGGCGGAGAAATTTATGTTGCACAGCTTGCAGATATAGTACCAACATCTGCACATGCAGAGATGTACGCACAAATCGTTAGGGATAAATCGGTTTTGAGGGCACTCATAAACGCTGCATCCAAGGTAGTAGAAGATGCCATGTCTGATAGAGATGTGGACGACATCTTAGATAATGCAGAAAGAGTAATTTTTGAAATAGCTGAATCAAAAACTTCAAAAACATACCTTTCGATGGACACTATCCTGCATGAAGTTTTCGAAAATTTAGAAAATTTACGAACGAAGGTAAAAGACGGAATAACTAGCTTAATTACTGGTATTCCAACAGGTTTTAAAAAACTAGACGAAATGACATCAGGATTTCATAAATCTGATCTTATTATCTTGGCAGCAAGGCCTAGTGTTGGTAAAACAGCATTTGCACTTAATATAGCAAAAAACATGGCATTACACGCAAAAGCGCCTGTTGGCATTTTCAGTCTTGAAATGAGTAAAGAGCAGCTTGCACAAAGGCTCCTTGGAATGGAAGCATTAATTGAACTTCAAAAAATAAGACGTGGAACATTGAGCGATGAAGAATGGCAAAGGTTGTTGACTGCAACTGGTAAACTCTACAAAGCAAATATAATAGTCGACGATGAAGCAAATCTTGACCCAAGATCACTTCGTGCAAAGGCAAGAAGAATGAAAAAAGAATATGGAATCGAAGCTATCTTTATAGATTATCTTCAATTGATGAGCATAAAATCATATAGAGAAAACAGGCAACAAGAAATATCTGAAATTTCTAGGTCTCTTAAACTTCTTGCTAGAGAACTTGACGTGTCAATAATTGCTTTATCACAACTTTCTCGTGCTGTTGAACAACGTGAAGATAAAAGGCCAAGACTGAGTGATCTAAGAGAGTCCGGTTCAATAGAGCAAGATGCTGATATGGTGTTATTCTTATATAGAGAGCAATATTACAAAAAAGAAAAAACACTTGATCCACACGAAACAGAAATCATTATAGGAAAGCAGAGAAACGGACCTATTGGTACCGTTACTCTCTTATTTGATCCTAAATTTACCGCATTCTTTGAAGTTGATCCAACACATGGAGGGTGATCATTTTGAAGGCTATTTATCCTGGTTCTTTTGACCCAATAACCTTTGGACATTTAGATATAATTAAAAGAGCTTCAAAAATTTTTTCAGAAGTTTTTGTTGTAGTTATGGAAAACAAAAGAAAAAAATACACCTTTAGCCTTGATGAAAGAATTGAAATGATAAAAGAATGTACAAATAATATAACAAATATAAAGGTTGATTATTTTAACGGACTTTTAATTGATTATCTTCAAAAAAATAAAATTGATGTAATTATACGTGGTCTTCGTGCTGTTACTGATTTTGAATATGAACTTCAAATGGCCATGGCAAATAAAGAAATGTGCCCACATACTGACACAGTTTTTTTAATGACTGATAAAAAATATTCATTTATATCATCAAGTCTTGTGAAGGAAGTAGCTTATTTTGGTGGAGATATTTCAAGATGGGTTCCAAAAAATGTTGAAAAAAAACTAATACAAAAACTCAGGGAGTGAAAATTATGAAAAAATGTCTTCTTTCCGTTGCAATGATAGTAAAAGATGAAGAGCATAATATAAGAAGGGCTCTAGAAAGTATTAAAGATATTGCTGATGAAATTGTGGTAGTTGATACCGGCTCAACAGACAAAACTCCTGAAATAGTAAGAGAATACACTGATAAACTTTATTTTCACCCTTGGGAAGGAAATTTTTCAAAGGCAAGAAACCAATCACTTAAATATCCAACTTGTGAATGGGTTCTCATATTTGACGCCGACGAAGAAGTCAAAGAAGATTTTAAAGGAATAAGGAATTTTCTAGAAAATCTCCCAAATGATGTAAATACTGTATATCTCCCCACTTTAAGCTATCTTGACTGGGATTTTAAAAAAACTGAAATAGCTTCTACCCCTAGAGTTTTTAGAAATGGCACGATATATTATAAAAATATTATCCACAATCAACCTGTATACAAAGGAAAAGTTGTAAATGCTCCCTTTACGATATACCACTATGGTTATATCTGGACAAGGAAACTTCGTATACAAAAATATAACAGAACAAGAACTCTAATATTAAAGCACCTTGAAAACAAAAATTTAAATCCTGTAGAAAAGATTTATTATCTTGTCCAACTTTACAAAACTGAAAATTTATCAAAATATAAAAATAGGAAAATAGAAGTTGGATGGAAAACATTAAAGGAAATAGAAAAAATAGGTAAAATTCCGGCAATAGGTCTTGAATTTCTCTTCTTATTTGGAATGGATGCACTAAATAAAGAAAATCTAGAACTTGCAGAAAATTTATTTAACAAAGCAATAGAAGCTGTTCCAAAATACCCTGATCCGTATTATGGTCTAACAGGAGTTTACGAAAAAAAAGACGATCTTGAAAGCCAATATAAATATGCAAAACTATTTTTAGAAAAAATTGAGTATGCTGAAAAGCACCCTGAAGAATTTGAATGGACTATAATAGGCTTTAAACATAAAGGAACTGCAAACGCAGTCATTACAAAATACTTTCTGAAAAATAAGGATAAAAAAAATTTTGAAAATAACCTTAGAAAAACAATTGAATTTGCAAAAGCAACAGGGGAAAATATTAAAAGATTAATCAATATTATATTACAAGAGTGCTTAAAAATAAATGACATTGATTTTCTAAAAAGCATAAAATCTTCCTATGAATATATTTTAAATGTTTTAGTTGAAAACAATATTAATATCGATATTTGGAAAACCGCTTTTAAGTTTTTGGACAACAATATTAAGCTAGATGTAAATCTTTTAGAAAAATTTGTACAAACTGATTTTCAAAACTTTGTTATAAAATCCCAAAAAGAGGGTGGAGATTTTCTTCTAGAATTTATATTCAAAAATGACTTTGAAAACAATATAAAAACTTTGAATGAAGTATTGTTTTTATTTAAATATTTTAACGGTCCAAAAGAAAAATTATTAAAACTACTTGCAAACATCAGAAAGAATTTCCCAGAAGACATTCAAGGAATCATATATTCATTAATTGGTGATATATATCTAAAACTTTCCAATTTTTCTGCGGCTATTTCGTCCTACAAAAAAGCTATTGAATTGAATAAAGATATTTCAAACTTTATTAAACCTGTACTTGATGATCTAAAAACAAGACTTGATCCAAATATAGATGGAGTTTTTGAAGAAATTTTAAACTATTACACAAAACACAAAGAATTAATTTTAACTATTGATGTTGATGAAATTGAATTAAAATACCTTAATCTAATTTCAAATACAGATTAT contains the following coding sequences:
- a CDS encoding GNAT family N-acetyltransferase, which produces MNLKILTLNEYSLIDFVNLVNKVFEDYTVPVNWNVINFQLDARENSISLEDSFIFFKGEKPVGFIVNSIRRDRARIDAMGVVKEERGTGTASFILEHATNYLKWKGIKKILLEVITKDKRAYRFYEKHGFREKRKLHLLVNKDLKTENIEYRAIKVEPRYVYTLSLNLEISGRTTNWQREPITLLLADGRYNYVKLVHNGKEGYLVWGKNEDKSTYIVDLGTKHNNEWEIFAKIAVDYLVRETNCKIISATSVPENDPLYSALKSAGFTSLIEQSEMYKNIH
- a CDS encoding carboxypeptidase M32; translated protein: MQELKNHLKKLSKFESALSLLHWDMETYMPPNAVEKRAQIIGEISGYVFEQFISEKTQELIEKAQPNDVESQAILRLVKKEYERMKKIPKELFVELQIETSKAQQAWQNAKKEKDFNLFKPNLKKVVELEKKVIEVLGYEENKYDTLLDQYEPGLKTKQLNEIIPPLRNFLIEFLGKLSQGKQPNTEILKGEYDETLQKRLSEELLKALNYDFNSARLDVSAHPFTISISHNDVRITTRFDKFDIKNSIFSTIHECGHALYELGIPEEYRELPIGDGASMGIHESQSRFWENIVGRSFEFWKFMYPKFVKYFPRFEKIDIKDFWRAINKVERSLIRTEADEVTYNLHIMIRFEIEEALINDRINVDELPLIWNEKMKEYLGISPKNDSEGVLQDVHWAHGSFGYFPSYMLGNLFAAQIFNQMKKDIPDFYQKVGNGDFKPILNWLREKIHSKGKVYQPMELIKMVTGETLNPQYFIDYISEKYKKVYML
- the asnS gene encoding asparagine--tRNA ligase, which encodes MWVYIKNLKDYIGKEVELRGWVWRSRSSGKIAFINMRDGTGIVQVVVEASSVDEETFKNARKLRMESSLIVRGTVKNEERAPGGVEIHAKEVIPVQIPTEDFPINKPDHSIDYLMEHRHLWLRSRKQMHILNIRDAVLKAIRKFYWENDFVQVDTPIFTGAIGESAGNLFEIDYFDYGKVYLAQTGQLYLEAACMALGRVFNLGPTFRAEKSKTRRHLIEFWMNEAEVAYFEHEDNLKLQENLVSYIVKYVLENAREHLEALNRDISKLEKIEPPFPRITYTEAVKMLQKKGYDIEWGDDFGGDEETEIAKQFDKPVFVTHYPRKAKAFYMQPDPDNPDVVLCDDLIAPEGYGEIIGASQRIHDYDLLVERLKEFNLPVESYDWYLDLRKFGSVPHSGFGLGVERTIAWIAGLEHIREAIPFPRTLYRVHP
- a CDS encoding HAD family hydrolase — its product is MVFVFDIDGTLLKSDYTVSQETVVAIKSLERNDHTVIFASGRMLVSVKKFLRKFFGKDFPVIAYNGGMVWIPEKGVVFEKSVDFESTKKIIEFLRGKSLHRQIYVDDKLYGEEDNEYIKSYARHADVEYFIVEDLVKLSKEKLPTKILSIADEKVLDNVKDELDKMNLNVDIFKSMNIFLDIVPKNVNKAEALKYLIDKLNCRDQKIVVFGDNHNDIGMFKMADFSVAVGNAIEELKKEADYIAPSNDEDGVYVALSNYFSDIISG
- a CDS encoding methylglyoxal synthase, whose amino-acid sequence is MLNVALIAHDNKKLDLAMFVKEWKSVFEKCKLYATKSTGKIIEQKIGLKVTKLESGPYGGDLQIGSLIVNGEIDFVIFLRDPLTAQPHEPDVSALLRVCDVHNIPLATNLATAEGLVLEIKRKLEGGE
- a CDS encoding MFS transporter yields the protein MKNYKKLFLLGFGFFGISIVWPLYNAYIPIFLKDFSLSSTSIGFVMTIDNIFAIFMLPLIGVLSDQTRTRLGRRMPYILIGAPLGALFFSLIPFAREMHLLWFFMLNIIFMNFFMALFRSPVIALMPDITPPKYRSQANGIINFMGGLGALLAYFAGKPLYDKNYALPFWLGALIMLIALMLVVVFIKEDEKYKIKEDKKKKIGNVFSKSFSELKVNLKEVFLSKEKSLLMILLSILFWFIGYNALETFFTSYAKFRIGISESTGAFILGFFSLTFMLFSIPAGFIGAKIGRKKTMTIGLSIVILISILSIASVNMINNTSLVTRLLFIYFALGGIGWGMVNVNSLPTVVDMTTEEKLGGYTGLYYFFSMSANIIAPPLAGFFIDILGYDSLLYFSIASFFVATITLQFVRRGDVK
- a CDS encoding endonuclease; protein product: MILKDLYKLLLKAYDNVGKWWPGTSEEIVVTAVLTQNTNWRNVERALENIYKNKTKENLLEYLYELPVDYLAELIKPAGFYNLKARRLKNLLSFLKEYDFELSKIKGLKNLREKLLKINGIGKETADSILLYAFEIPVFVVDAYTKRLLKRMYGINLSEYDDVQSLFYENYPKDVKLFQELHGLIVEHSKAVCRKNPICSECKISDNCKKSI
- a CDS encoding Rid family detoxifying hydrolase gives rise to the protein MEFINPSNAPKAVGPYSIAVKSNGFVFVSGQLPIVVETGELIKGDIKRATEVIIKNMENILKEAGSSLDKLVKVNVYIRDMSKFSEFNEIYEKLLNGHKPARAVVEVSNLPKDSDIEIEAVAEV